One stretch of Pigmentiphaga aceris DNA includes these proteins:
- a CDS encoding sirohydrochlorin chelatase encodes MSADIDGGKPTLADGGAIPPATGWPDATALVLFAHGARDPRWAEPLNRLADVVRAQRPDVAVVTAFLELMQPDLPAVLDGLAADGHVHVNLMPVFWSAGGHVIRDLPVLIADSRLRNPGLNVAVLPVLSELPGVLDAVARAAWPAA; translated from the coding sequence ATGAGCGCAGATATTGACGGTGGCAAGCCCACGCTGGCGGACGGTGGGGCAATTCCCCCCGCCACCGGCTGGCCCGATGCCACCGCCTTGGTGCTGTTTGCGCACGGCGCGCGCGATCCGCGTTGGGCCGAGCCGTTGAACCGTCTGGCCGATGTGGTGCGCGCCCAGCGGCCGGATGTCGCGGTCGTGACGGCATTCCTAGAATTGATGCAGCCTGATCTGCCTGCGGTATTGGACGGCTTGGCGGCGGACGGTCATGTGCATGTCAACCTGATGCCGGTATTCTGGTCTGCGGGCGGCCATGTGATTCGTGATTTACCTGTATTGATCGCGGATTCCCGCCTGCGTAATCCGGGTTTGAACGTGGCGGTGCTGCCGGTATTGTCTGAATTGCCCGGCGTGCTGGATGCCGTCGCCCGGGCCGCCTGGCCGGCTGCCTGA
- a CDS encoding Crp/Fnr family transcriptional regulator translates to MSWFDETKVASSWPALLTAPQRDRVRRDVAIHQVPAGTVIGRKGDRADSWLGVVDGLLKISVVSIDGKSVSFTGVRDGGWFGEGTLLKDEPLKYDIVALRDSTLARMPRATFEWLLENSIGFNRYLLDQFNERLGQFIGMIENERLLGPDTRLARCLSGLCNPILYPGSDLRIEITQEELGYLAGVSRQRVNQALHKLENVGLVRVEYGAVWVTDLAGLGSYDG, encoded by the coding sequence ATGAGCTGGTTTGACGAGACAAAAGTGGCATCCAGCTGGCCAGCCCTGCTGACAGCGCCGCAACGCGACCGCGTGCGGCGTGACGTTGCCATCCATCAGGTACCGGCCGGCACGGTGATCGGCCGCAAAGGCGATCGCGCCGACAGCTGGTTGGGCGTGGTCGACGGCTTGCTGAAGATTTCGGTGGTCAGCATCGACGGCAAGTCCGTCAGCTTCACCGGCGTGCGTGACGGCGGCTGGTTCGGCGAGGGAACCTTGCTGAAAGATGAGCCACTCAAATATGACATCGTGGCGCTGCGCGACTCCACCCTGGCCCGGATGCCGCGCGCGACTTTCGAATGGCTGCTGGAAAACAGCATTGGCTTCAATCGTTATCTGCTGGATCAATTCAATGAACGGCTGGGCCAGTTCATTGGCATGATCGAGAACGAACGCCTGCTCGGGCCGGACACGCGGCTGGCCCGTTGTCTGAGCGGCCTGTGCAATCCGATTCTGTATCCGGGCTCTGACCTGCGTATTGAAATTACGCAGGAAGAGCTTGGCTATCTCGCTGGCGTGTCGCGTCAGCGGGTCAACCAGGCGTTGCACAAGCTCGAAAACGTCGGGCTGGTGCGCGTCGAGTACGGGGCGGTCTGGGTTACCGACCTGGCTGGACTGGGGAGCTACGATGGGTGA
- a CDS encoding glutathione S-transferase family protein, which translates to MIRIWGRLSSINVQKVVWTAVDLELDFTRLDAGGPFGGLDTPEYGLLNPNRLIPVLEDDGFVMWESNAIVRYLAERYGKNKLWIDALPARAKADRWVDWQATTFAPLMMPAFIGLVRTPEEERNELAIADSLAQCGLLINILERELEQRPFLGGEEFSIADIAVGAQVHRWFHLPINRAPSPALRAWYDRIIHRPGAVAALGQPVA; encoded by the coding sequence ATGATCCGGATATGGGGACGCCTGAGTTCCATCAACGTGCAAAAAGTCGTCTGGACCGCCGTCGACCTGGAGCTTGATTTCACCCGTCTCGACGCCGGCGGCCCGTTTGGTGGCCTGGATACCCCGGAATACGGCCTGCTGAATCCGAACCGCTTGATCCCGGTATTGGAAGACGACGGGTTTGTGATGTGGGAATCGAACGCCATCGTGCGTTATCTGGCCGAGCGCTACGGCAAGAACAAGCTGTGGATCGACGCGCTGCCCGCGCGTGCCAAGGCCGATCGCTGGGTCGATTGGCAGGCGACGACCTTCGCCCCTTTGATGATGCCGGCGTTCATCGGTCTGGTGCGCACGCCCGAGGAAGAGCGCAACGAGCTGGCGATTGCCGACTCCCTGGCGCAGTGCGGCTTGCTGATCAACATTCTGGAACGCGAGCTTGAGCAGCGCCCGTTCCTGGGTGGCGAGGAATTCTCGATTGCCGATATTGCAGTCGGCGCGCAGGTGCATCGCTGGTTCCACCTGCCGATCAACCGTGCCCCGTCGCCTGCGCTGCGCGCCTGGTATGACCGCATCATCCATCGTCCGGGTGCGGTGGCGGCGCTGGGACAGCCGGTGGCGTAA
- a CDS encoding ABC transporter ATP-binding protein has translation MSREKRIGDVVLDLQHISLAFGGVKALTDISFNVREHEIRAIIGPNGAGKSSMLNVINGVYTPQQGSIEFQGASFSKMNPRRAAEMGIARTFQNLALFKGMSVLDNIMTGRNLRMKSGILAQAFRLGPAEREETAHREVVENIIDFLEIQAFRKTPVGRLPYGLQKRVDLGRALAMEPRMLLLDEPMAGMNVEEKQDMCRFILDVNDEFGTTIVLIEHDMGVVMDISDRVVVLDYGKKIGDGEPDHVRNNEDVIRAYLGVSH, from the coding sequence ATGAGCAGAGAAAAACGCATCGGCGACGTGGTGCTGGACTTGCAGCACATCTCGCTTGCCTTCGGTGGCGTGAAAGCACTGACCGACATTTCCTTCAATGTGCGCGAGCATGAAATCCGCGCCATCATCGGTCCGAACGGCGCGGGCAAAAGCTCGATGCTGAACGTGATCAATGGCGTCTACACGCCGCAGCAAGGGTCCATCGAATTCCAGGGCGCGAGCTTCTCGAAGATGAACCCGCGCCGCGCGGCAGAAATGGGCATCGCGCGCACCTTCCAGAACCTGGCCTTGTTCAAGGGCATGAGCGTGCTGGACAACATCATGACGGGCCGCAACCTGCGCATGAAGTCCGGCATCCTGGCACAGGCCTTCCGTTTAGGCCCGGCCGAACGTGAAGAAACCGCGCACCGTGAAGTGGTCGAGAACATCATCGACTTCCTGGAAATCCAGGCCTTCCGCAAAACGCCGGTCGGGCGTCTGCCCTACGGTCTGCAAAAGCGCGTCGACCTGGGCCGTGCGCTGGCCATGGAACCGCGCATGTTGCTGCTGGACGAGCCGATGGCCGGGATGAACGTCGAGGAAAAGCAGGACATGTGCCGCTTCATCCTGGACGTGAATGACGAATTCGGCACCACCATCGTGCTGATCGAGCACGACATGGGCGTGGTGATGGATATCTCCGACCGCGTGGTGGTGCTCGACTACGGCAAGAAAATCGGCGACGGCGAACCGGACCACGTCCGCAACAACGAAGACGTGATCCGCGCCTATCTTGGCGTGTCCCACTAA
- a CDS encoding AMP-dependent synthetase/ligase: MAQPDSRNAAAASADTLPRLLLSHARNRPDRPAIREKDLGIWQTWSWAESAARVRTIACGLAAKGVVRGDHVAVIGENRPRLYWTMMAAQSLGAIPIPLYQDAVAQEMVYVLQDAEVRIAVVEDQEQVDKMFEIMEQAPSLKTVVYDDPRGMRHYTDPALLSLDQLETLGKEYDASHPGLFDDAVAAGKSDDTAAMLYTSGTTGKAKGVVLTHDALIGRARACERLEGLTDREDVLAYLPPAWIGQNIFSYIQPLVTGFTVNCPESPETVDIDMRAIGPTYYFAPPRVLEALLTQVTIRMEDAGLIKRKMFHHFMGVARKVGTDILDGKPVGMGDRIHYALGNLMVYGPLRNALGMNRVRVAYTAGEAIGPDLFVFYRSIGINLKQLYGSTETSVFVCIQKNGQVKADTVGPPTDGVEIKISEAGEILVKSPGLFKEYYRNPAATAEVKDADGWFRTGDAGFVDADGDVKIIDRAKDVGKLASGAMFAPKYIENKLKFFPFIKEAVAFGADRNEATAFINIDVEAVGNWAERRGLPYAGYTDLASKPEVYELIADCVEQVNADLARDPLLASSQLHRFLILHKELDPDDDELTRTRKVRRGFINQKYAVLVDALYTGKTHQFIETQVKFEDGRTGSISADLPIRTVKTVGVQREAA; encoded by the coding sequence GTGGCCCAGCCCGATTCGCGCAACGCCGCCGCAGCATCTGCGGACACCCTGCCCCGGCTGCTGCTTTCGCATGCCCGCAACCGCCCCGATCGCCCCGCGATCCGCGAGAAAGACCTGGGCATCTGGCAAACCTGGTCCTGGGCCGAATCTGCCGCCCGCGTACGTACCATTGCCTGCGGCCTGGCGGCCAAGGGCGTGGTCCGCGGCGACCACGTTGCCGTGATCGGCGAAAACCGCCCGCGCCTGTACTGGACGATGATGGCCGCGCAGTCGCTCGGCGCCATTCCGATCCCCTTGTACCAGGACGCCGTCGCCCAGGAAATGGTCTACGTGCTGCAAGACGCCGAGGTGCGCATTGCGGTGGTGGAAGACCAGGAACAGGTCGACAAGATGTTCGAGATCATGGAACAGGCGCCCAGCCTGAAGACCGTGGTCTACGACGACCCGCGCGGCATGCGCCACTACACCGACCCGGCCCTGCTGTCGCTTGACCAGCTGGAAACGCTGGGCAAGGAATACGACGCGTCCCACCCGGGCCTGTTCGATGACGCCGTGGCCGCTGGCAAGTCGGACGACACCGCCGCCATGCTGTACACCTCGGGCACCACCGGCAAGGCCAAGGGCGTGGTGCTGACCCACGACGCGCTGATCGGCCGGGCACGTGCCTGCGAACGCCTGGAAGGCCTGACCGACCGCGAAGACGTGCTGGCCTACCTGCCACCCGCCTGGATCGGCCAGAACATCTTTTCCTACATCCAGCCGCTGGTCACGGGCTTCACGGTGAATTGCCCCGAGTCGCCCGAAACCGTCGACATCGACATGCGCGCCATCGGCCCGACCTACTACTTCGCGCCGCCGCGCGTGCTGGAAGCGCTGCTGACGCAGGTCACCATCCGCATGGAAGACGCGGGCCTGATCAAGCGCAAGATGTTCCACCACTTCATGGGCGTGGCGCGCAAGGTCGGCACCGACATCCTGGACGGCAAGCCGGTCGGCATGGGCGACCGCATTCACTACGCGCTGGGCAACCTGATGGTCTACGGTCCCTTGCGCAACGCGCTGGGCATGAACCGCGTGCGCGTGGCCTACACCGCAGGCGAAGCCATCGGCCCGGACCTGTTCGTGTTCTACCGGTCCATTGGCATCAACCTGAAGCAGCTGTACGGCTCGACGGAAACTTCAGTTTTTGTCTGCATTCAGAAGAACGGTCAGGTGAAGGCCGACACGGTTGGTCCCCCGACCGATGGCGTGGAAATCAAGATTTCCGAAGCGGGCGAAATCCTGGTGAAAAGCCCGGGCCTGTTCAAGGAGTACTACCGCAACCCCGCTGCCACGGCTGAAGTGAAGGACGCCGACGGCTGGTTCCGCACGGGGGATGCAGGCTTCGTCGACGCCGATGGCGACGTGAAGATCATTGACCGCGCCAAAGACGTGGGCAAGCTCGCCAGCGGCGCGATGTTCGCGCCCAAGTACATCGAGAACAAGCTGAAGTTCTTCCCGTTCATCAAGGAAGCCGTGGCCTTCGGCGCTGACCGCAATGAAGCCACCGCCTTCATCAACATCGACGTGGAAGCGGTGGGCAACTGGGCCGAGCGCCGTGGGCTGCCGTATGCGGGCTACACCGACCTGGCATCCAAACCCGAAGTGTACGAACTGATCGCGGACTGCGTGGAACAGGTCAATGCCGACTTGGCGCGCGACCCCTTGCTGGCCAGTTCACAGCTGCATCGCTTCCTGATCCTGCACAAGGAGCTGGACCCCGATGACGACGAACTGACCCGTACCCGCAAGGTGCGCCGTGGCTTCATCAACCAGAAGTACGCGGTGCTGGTCGATGCGCTCTACACGGGCAAGACCCATCAGTTCATCGAGACGCAGGTGAAGTTCGAGGACGGCCGTACCGGCTCGATCTCGGCGGACCTGCCGATCCGTACCGTGAAAACCGTAGGCGTACAGCGGGAAGCAGCATGA
- the ybiB gene encoding DNA-binding protein YbiB produces the protein MGDQSENRAAVAPGVVPAGTRRVGVEPFACAALIREIGRGKDGSKSLPRDQAETLMAAMLDGQVNDLELGGILLALRMKGEQHTEIAGFLDAIEARMRRVTAPGAPVVVIPTYNGARHAANLVPLLAGLLAKRGIPVLLHGQASDPLAQGAGSNVSRVTTASILEKMGIEASANVYKAEDALHDRLLAYLPLDVVSAPLARLISLRRILGVRNVSHTLVKLVCPVAGPALLLSAYTHPEFGSMLNELFAERGTAALLMRATEGEAVINVRRSQEVLRWRGGQVETLAERAPTAAAELPELPPRDAESTAVWTKAVLAGDIPAPESLVAQCDMIEESLGLLDRRKGAR, from the coding sequence ATGGGTGATCAAAGCGAAAACCGGGCGGCGGTCGCCCCGGGTGTGGTGCCGGCCGGTACCCGCCGTGTTGGTGTCGAGCCCTTTGCCTGCGCTGCGTTGATCCGCGAGATCGGCCGGGGCAAGGATGGGTCGAAGTCCTTGCCGCGCGATCAGGCTGAAACCCTGATGGCTGCCATGCTGGACGGTCAGGTCAATGACCTGGAACTCGGTGGCATTTTGCTGGCGCTGCGCATGAAGGGCGAGCAGCACACCGAGATTGCCGGTTTCCTGGATGCCATCGAGGCGCGCATGCGCCGGGTGACGGCACCGGGCGCACCGGTGGTGGTCATTCCCACTTATAACGGTGCCCGGCATGCCGCCAACCTGGTGCCCTTGCTGGCCGGCCTGCTGGCCAAGCGCGGCATTCCGGTCTTGCTGCACGGCCAGGCCAGCGATCCGCTGGCGCAAGGGGCAGGAAGCAATGTCAGCCGCGTGACCACGGCTTCCATTCTGGAAAAAATGGGGATCGAGGCGTCTGCGAACGTCTACAAGGCCGAAGACGCCTTGCACGATCGTCTGCTGGCATACCTGCCGCTGGATGTGGTGAGCGCGCCGCTGGCACGCCTGATCAGCCTGCGTCGCATTCTGGGGGTGCGCAATGTGTCGCACACCTTGGTGAAGCTGGTGTGCCCGGTGGCGGGGCCGGCTTTGCTGTTGTCTGCATATACCCACCCTGAATTCGGCAGCATGCTCAACGAGCTGTTCGCCGAGCGCGGCACGGCTGCCTTGCTGATGCGCGCAACCGAAGGCGAGGCGGTGATCAACGTGCGCCGCAGTCAGGAAGTGTTGCGCTGGCGCGGTGGCCAGGTCGAGACCCTGGCCGAACGTGCGCCGACGGCTGCGGCCGAGTTGCCCGAACTGCCCCCGCGCGATGCCGAGAGCACGGCCGTGTGGACCAAGGCGGTGTTGGCGGGGGATATTCCCGCCCCTGAATCCTTGGTGGCGCAGTGCGACATGATCGAGGAATCGCTGGGCCTGCTGGACCGGCGCAAGGGGGCGCGATGA